The following proteins are encoded in a genomic region of Arcobacter suis CECT 7833:
- a CDS encoding Rid family detoxifying hydrolase translates to MKFIASDNLPLAIGPYSPAIEVNGMIYTSGQVPISLDGTMLERDIKVQTRQVLSNLRTLLEDANSGLEKVIKVSIYLENIEDFRVVNTIFAEAFGNHKPARSTISVKGLPKNSMIMVDAIALANDYH, encoded by the coding sequence ATGAAATTTATTGCAAGTGATAATTTACCTCTAGCAATAGGTCCATATTCACCGGCTATAGAAGTAAATGGAATGATTTATACATCAGGTCAAGTACCTATTTCATTGGATGGTACAATGCTAGAAAGAGATATTAAAGTTCAAACTAGACAAGTTCTATCTAATTTAAGAACATTATTAGAAGATGCCAATAGTGGATTGGAAAAAGTTATAAAAGTGTCAATATATTTAGAAAATATAGAAGATTTTCGAGTTGTAAACACAATATTTGCTGAAGCTTTTGGTAATCATAAACCAGCACGTAGTACAATATCGGTAAAAGGTTTGCCTAAAAATTCAATGATAATGGTTGATGCAATAGCTTTAGCAAATGATTATCATTAA
- the dnaG gene encoding DNA primase, whose protein sequence is MIKKESIENLKNHLDVVDVISQFLELKKSGANFKACCPFHGETTPSFVVSPAKQIYHCFGCGVGGDSIKFVMEYEKLSYPETIEKLASMYNFNLDYENTTEIKQDTKILEEVNKYYQKLFVNNENVKEYIHKRGISEFSIEKFEIGYAPVSIDTINFLKSNHYNLNDAIDLGVIDNGTNGLYSRFIERITFPIYSITGKLVGFGGRTITGHNAKYVNSPQTKLFNKSRLLYGYHLAKEQIYKKNQIIVCEGYLDVIMLHQAGFNTAVATLGTALTTEHLPLLRRGEPKVILAYDGDKAGLAAAFKASVMLSQSEFEGGVIIFADGLDPADMVNNGRINELNEIFSNPISYIPYAINYIISKYDINDPNQKQKALTEANEYLKTLSLLNQDEYKRYLAQKLNIRENLVKISSNKQRTYEPNLTKIDIAELCIIKSILEKPKRLDSVLDIVDSSMFEAHKNEFELLLTDIENISLNSIVLNEKLENYDDERLNQELLTLVYKFYTNKLTAISYDNSLDFKQKANLIRKIKDNIYQLKLGKLVSYNL, encoded by the coding sequence ATGATAAAAAAAGAATCAATCGAAAATCTAAAAAACCATCTTGATGTTGTTGATGTAATCTCTCAATTCTTAGAATTAAAGAAATCTGGTGCAAATTTTAAAGCATGTTGCCCTTTTCATGGAGAAACAACACCTTCATTTGTAGTGAGTCCAGCAAAACAAATATATCACTGTTTTGGATGTGGAGTAGGTGGAGATTCTATAAAATTTGTAATGGAATATGAAAAGTTATCATATCCTGAAACAATAGAAAAATTAGCTTCAATGTATAATTTTAATTTAGATTATGAAAATACAACAGAGATAAAACAAGACACAAAAATTTTAGAAGAAGTAAATAAATACTATCAAAAACTTTTTGTGAATAATGAAAATGTAAAAGAGTATATTCATAAAAGAGGAATATCAGAATTTTCAATTGAAAAGTTTGAAATAGGTTATGCGCCAGTTTCAATAGATACTATAAATTTTTTAAAATCAAACCATTATAATTTAAATGATGCAATAGATTTAGGTGTTATTGATAATGGAACAAATGGTTTATATTCAAGATTTATAGAAAGAATTACCTTCCCTATTTATTCAATAACTGGAAAACTTGTAGGTTTTGGTGGAAGAACAATTACTGGGCACAATGCAAAATATGTAAACTCTCCACAAACAAAACTTTTTAATAAATCAAGACTTTTATATGGTTATCATTTAGCAAAAGAGCAAATATATAAAAAAAATCAAATTATAGTTTGCGAGGGTTATTTAGATGTAATAATGCTTCATCAAGCTGGCTTTAATACAGCAGTGGCAACTTTAGGAACTGCACTCACAACTGAACATTTACCTCTTCTTAGACGAGGGGAACCAAAAGTAATATTAGCTTATGATGGAGATAAAGCAGGACTGGCAGCTGCTTTTAAAGCTTCTGTTATGTTAAGTCAAAGTGAGTTTGAAGGTGGAGTTATTATTTTTGCAGATGGATTGGATCCTGCTGATATGGTAAATAATGGAAGAATAAATGAATTAAATGAAATTTTTTCAAATCCAATTTCTTATATACCTTATGCAATAAATTATATCATTTCAAAATATGATATAAATGATCCAAATCAAAAACAAAAAGCTTTAACTGAAGCTAATGAATATTTAAAAACATTAAGTTTATTAAATCAAGATGAATATAAAAGATATTTAGCTCAGAAATTAAATATTAGAGAAAATTTAGTGAAAATAAGTTCAAATAAACAAAGAACTTATGAACCAAATCTAACAAAAATCGATATTGCTGAACTTTGTATAATAAAATCAATTTTAGAAAAACCAAAAAGACTAGATTCTGTGTTAGATATTGTTGATTCTTCTATGTTTGAAGCTCATAAAAATGAGTTTGAATTATTGTTAACAGACATAGAAAATATTTCATTAAATTCAATAGTTTTAAATGAAAAACTTGAAAATTATGATGATGAAAGATTAAATCAAGAGTTATTAACTTTGGTTTATAAATTTTATACAAATAAATTAACAGCTATTTCTTATGATAATAGCTTAGATTTTAAACAAAAAGCAAATTTAATTAGAAAAATCAAAGATAATATCTATCAATTAAAATTAGGAAAATTAGTAAGTTATAATTTATAA